The following coding sequences are from one Schizosaccharomyces osmophilus chromosome 1, complete sequence window:
- a CDS encoding plasma membrane guanine and adenine transmembrane transporter — MKVMQRFREWVEELDFKIARSFVGHWFRLEGCGHPRERRGSRFSIELRAGLTTFCAMAYILAVNASIMIDTGGPCECTASDPNACDTDKSFLACKQNFHRDVVTATAAISCLSSVCMGLFANMPVGMAPGMGLNAYFAYQVVGYNGSGRVPYREALLAVFVEGFIFTGLTIIGLRQWLARAIPASLKFATGAGIGLYLTIIGLTPSAGLGVVGHSASDIVGLGGCPPEYLSSDYTCDGHELQSARMWVGIFCGGVFTAVLMMYRFKGAVLAGIALVTIASWPRRSKITMFPHTDSGDSDFNFFKKVVSFRKINSILVAQNWKVTGGQFAVALITFLYVDIMDTTGTLYSMAHYAGLVDQRTQDFEGSAVAYLVDALSISIGSLFGVSPVTAFIESGSGISAGGKTGIVGVVIGICFFISLFFAPIFSSIPVWATGSTLVLVGSLMMKSSALINWSYLGDSIPAFITIALMPLTYSIAYGLIAGIISYMVLNIIIYLIDKASRGKITPGDYDQKEPWTWRVEGGLLPPWVKRLCHGEKRFWEDPSDRKLNENMELEMSHTPSSVTEKKGADDSVTMKEAIREHPPMDEEVGESETIREVRHDTPYAGIDTETDMRI; from the coding sequence ATGAAGGTCATGCAACGCTTTAGGGAATGGGTCGAGGAACTCGACTTCAAAATCGCACGCAGCTTCGTCGGCCATTGGTTCCGTCTTGAGGGTTGTGGACATCCTCGTGAACGTAGAGGCAGTCGGTTTAGCATCGAACTTCGTGCCGGTTTAACGACCTTTTGTGCTATGGCATACATCCTTGCCGTCAATGCTTCTATTATGATCGACACCGGTGGTCCTTGCGAATGTACCGCTTCCGATCCCAATGCATGCGATACCgataaaagctttttggcCTGCAAGCAAAACTTCCACCGTGACGTCGTCACTGCTACTGCTGCTATCTCTTGTTTGTCTTCTGTCTGTATGGGTCTGTTTGCCAATATGCCCGTCGGAATGGCCCCAGGTATGGGCTTAAATGCTTATTTTGCTTATCAGGTGGTCGGTTATAATGGTTCTGGTCGTGTGCCTTATCGTGAAGCCCTTTTGGCTGTTTTTGTCGAAGGCTTCATCTTCACCGGCCTAACCATCATCGGTCTTCGTCAATGGCTTGCTCGTGCCATCCCTGCATCTCTCAAATTTGCAACCGGTGCTGGTATCGGTTTATACCTAACCATCATCGGTCTCACTCCTAGTGCTGGTTTAGGTGTTGTCGGCCATTCCGCTTCCGACATCGTCGGTCTTGGTGGGTGTCCTCCCGAATATCTTTCCTCCGATTATACATGTGATGGCCATGAGCTGCAATCCGCTCGTATGTGGGTCGGTATCTTTTGCGGTGGTGTCTTTACCGCCGTTCTCATGATGTACCGCTTCAAGGGTGCTGTCCTTGCTGGTATCGCCCTCGTCACCATCGCCAGTTGGCCTCGTAGATCAAAAATTACCATGTTCCCCCATACTGACAGTGGTGATTCCGactttaattttttcaaaaaagtcgTTAGCTTTCGCAAAATTAATAGTATCTTGGTGGCCCAAAATTGGAAAGTCACCGGTGGTCAATTTGCCGTTGCTTTGATCACTTTCCTTTACGTCGATATTATGGATACGACCGGTACTTTATACTCCATGGCTCATTATGCCGGTCTCGTCGATCAACGCACCCAGGATTTTGAAGGATCCGCCGTTGCTTATCTCGTCGATGCTTTGAGTATTTCCATTGGGTCCCTTTTCGGTGTTTCTCCCGTCACCGCTTTTATCGAGTCTGGTTCTGGTATTTCTGCCGGTGGTAAAACAGGCATTGTCGGTGTTGTCATCGGTATCTGTTTCTTCatctctcttttcttcgCTCCTATCTTTTCCAGTATTCCTGTTTGGGCCACCGGCTCTACCTTGGTGCTTGTCGGTAgtttgatgatgaagagtTCGGCCCTCATTAACTGGAGCTATCTCGGTGACTCCATCCCTGCATTCATTACAATTGCTTTAATGCCTCTTACTTATTCCATCGCTTATGGTTTAATTGCCGGTATCATCTCTTACATGGTTTTGAATATTATCATTTACCTCATCGACAAAGCGTCCAGAGGAAAAATTACGCCTGGTGATTACGACCAAAAGGAACCTTGGACTTGGCGTGTCGAGGGTGGTCTTTTGCCTCCTTGGGTCAAGCGCTTGTGCCATGGTGAGAAACGATTCTGGGAAGACCCTAGTGATCGTAAACTCAATGAAAATATGGAATTAGAAATGAGTCATACACCATCATCTGTtactgaaaagaaaggcGCGGATGATTCTGTTACTATGAAGGAAGCAATTCGTGAACACCCTCCTATGGATGAAGAAGTTGGTGAAAGTGAGACCATTCGGGAAGTTCGTCACGATACTCCATACGCTGGTATCGACACTGAAACAGATATGCGTATTTAA
- the sur2 gene encoding sphingosine hydroxylase/sphingolipid delta-4 desaturase Sur2 encodes MVTTFEMLTTWNPVTASLISPILVYWIASGFFAFLHWLNSPFFEKYRIHSPEEVAQRNRVPHLAVFRAVVFQQFCEVVVGVALAIFEGYPEPENHQLQLLRYQTFFGKNFSPLVQALPFLPSLAYNCLVPLSQYILAFFIIDTWQYFWHRYLHYNKKLYNMIHAHHHRLQVPYAMGALYNHPFEGLILDTLGAGVAYLIAGLSPNQAIVFFTLSTLKTVDDHCGYLFPYDPLQIFFANNARYHDLHHQPYGFQKNFSQPFFTFWDHVLGTYMAPKAESMIERKVRGGNTVDVKKVN; translated from the coding sequence ATGGTCACGACCTTTGAAATGCTTACTACCTGGAATCCAGTCACGGCTTCCTTGATCTCGCCTATTTTGGTGTACTGGATCGCCTCTGgattctttgcttttcttcattggCTCAACTCGCcttttttcgaaaaataCCGTATCCATTCTCCTGAAGAAGTCGCACAGCGCAATCGGGTTCCTCACTTAGCCGTCTTCCGCGCCGTCGTCTTTCAACAATTCTGTGAAGTTGTAGTCGGTGTTGCCTTGGCTATCTTTGAAGGTTATCCGGAACCCGAAAATCATCAATTGCAACTTTTGCGCTATCAAACCTTTTTCGGAAAGAACTTTTCCCCTCTAGTCCAAGCTCTCcctttccttccttctCTCGCCTACAACTGCCTCGTTCCCCTATCCCAATACATCCTTGCCTTCTTCATTATCGATACCTGGCAATACTTTTGGCACAGATACTTGCACTACAACAAGAAACTCTACAACATGATCCATGCCCACCATCATCGCTTGCAAGTTCCTTATGCCATGGGCGCTTTGTACAACCACCCATTTGAAGGTTTGATTTTGGACACTTTGGGTGCTGGTGTTGCCTATCTCATCGCTGGCTTAAGCCCGAACCAAGCTATCGTTTTCTTTACCCTTTCTACTTTGAAAACCGTCGATGATCATTGCGGTTATCTTTTCCCTTACGACCCTCTCCAAATCTTCTTCGCCAATAATGCCCGCTACCACGACCTTCATCACCAACCATAtggtttccaaaagaacttttctcagcctttctttactttctgGGATCATGTCTTAGGCACTTACATGGCCCCCAAGGCTGAGAGCATGATTGAACGAAAAGTCAGAGGTGGTAATACCGTGGATGTCAAGAAAGTTAACTAA
- the pfh1 gene encoding 5' to 3' DNA helicase Pif1/Pfh1, with the protein MFSGLSLLKHSRSFRFNLPRMFQRAQQKNSIAYSQAKENASVNRDIHNYSSDAFQPSVPASKAVQHPSPNPTAPLKREFSNTILQNLDENDAFDSSDPALPIFNPPEAHERAASDTLHGIYIDENDIDDDFAVESEIDQKAIPWSSSPVEHTKLTGSMIANANRTTSTLPRLVEEASRNTAAQTSLSRSQQRHPIKRSRTLPWALDPFRYGDPVSSKEESAKTESKQGIVTNDSQNAAPGSRSISLDSLPKTGLAARNGRITKKAPVSTAAAKPVDSSLFRTVSDPSRKRAVPSIFLSDEQKRILDMVVEQQHSIFFTGSAGTGKSVLLRKIIEALKVKHRKQTDRVAVTASTGLAACNIGGVTLHSFAGAGLARESVDFLVSKIKKNKKSMTRWLRTKVLIIDEVSMVDADLMDKLEEVGRVIRKDARPFGGIQLVLTGDFFQLPPVPDSGKEAKFCFESNTWKTALDYTIGLTHVFRQKDEEFVTMLNELRLGRLSENSVRKFRFLSREINYADGLLPTELFPTRHEVERSNGMRMQQIHQDPLTFTSIDSGTVRDREFRDKLLQNCMAPAQLVLKINAQVMLIKNIDDQLVNGSLGKVIGFIDEETYQIEKKDAEMQGRNPFEYDTLDVLPYDLPDVKQKKHKLLSMKKASSISTKWPLVRFKLANGGERTIVVQRETWNIELPNGEIQASRSQIPLILAYAISIHKAQGQTLDRVKVDLGRVFEKGQAYVALSRATSQKGLQILNFSPSKVMAHPKVIQFYKQLDSVNGIPIRNENKVKTGPFK; encoded by the coding sequence ATGTTTTCTggtctttctttattaaaacACAGTCGTTCTTTTCGGTTCAATCTTCCTAGAATGTTTCAAAGAGCTcagcaaaaaaatagtaTAGCATATTCtcaagcaaaagaaaatgcatCCGTCAATAGGGATATTCACAATTACTCTTCCGATGCTTTTCAACCTTCTGTTCCGGCTTCTAAAGCAGTTCAACACCCTTCCCCGAATCCAACTGCTCCTCTGAAGAGAGAGTTCTCAAAcacaattcttcaaaatttggatgaaaacgATGCTTTTGACTCTTCGGATCCAGCGTTGCCGATTTTCAATCCCCCTGAAGCGCACGAGAGAGCCGCTTCTGATACATTACATGGGATTTACATAGATGAAAATGATATCGATGATGATTTCGCTGTTGAATCAGAGATTGatcaaaaagcaattccCTGGTCATCCTCTCCCGTCGAACATACAAAATTAACTGGATCCATGATTGCCAACGCCAATCGAACCACTTCCACTCTTCCTCGTTTAGTGGAAGAGGCCTCTAGAAACACCGCAGCTCAAACGTCTTTGTCTCGTTCGCAGCAGAGACATCCCATTAAGCGGTCTCGTACTCTTCCATGGGCTTTGGACCCATTTCGATATGGTGATccagtttcttcaaaagaagaaagtgCCAAAACAGAATCCAAACAGGGTATTGTAACAAATGATTCTCAAAATGCTGCACCCGGATCCAGAAGTATCTCACTTGATAGCTTGCCCAAAACTGGCTTAGCAGCACGAAACGGACGTATCACAAAAAAGGCGCCTGTTTCCACTGCAGCTGCAAAACCtgttgattcttctttgttcaGAACCGTTTCGGATCCAAGTCGGAAACGAGCCGTTCCCagtatttttctttcggatgaacaaaaacgaattttAGATATGGTCGTTGAACAACAACATAGTATTTTCTTCACTGGTTCTGCTGGTACTGGTAAATCTGTGCTTTTGCGGAAGATAATAGAAGCTTTAAAAGTGAAACACAGAAAGCAAACAGACCGTGTCGCTGTTACGGCGTCTACGGGATTAGCAGCTTGTAACATTGGCGGTGTCACTTTGCATTCCTTTGCAGGTGCCGGGTTAGCAAGAGAATCTGTAGATTTTCTTGTATCcaagataaaaaaaaacaaaaagagcaTGACTCGTTGGCTTCGAACAAAGGTTCTCATTATTGATGAAGTTTCTATGGTTGACGCTGATCTAATGGACAAGTTGGAAGAAGTAGGTCGTGTTATACGCAAAGATGCTAGACCTTTTGGCGGCATACAATTGGTTTTAACTGGAGATTTCTTCCAGCTTCCACCCGTTCCTGACTCGGGAAAAGAAGCgaagttttgttttgaatcGAATACATGGAAAACTGCTTTGGATTATACCATTGGCTTAACTCATGTTTTCCGacaaaaagatgaagagtTTGTTACTATGCTCAATGAGTTACGTCTTGGTAGATTGTCGGAGAACTCAGTTAGGAAGTTTAGGTTTCTCAGTAGAGAAATCAATTATGCAGACGGACTTCTTCCGACAGAGTTGTTTCCGACGCGTCATGAAGTCGAGCGGTCGAATGGAATGCGTATGCAACAAATCCATCAAGATCCATTAACCTTCACTTCTATCGACAGCGGTACCGTTCGCGACAGAGAATTTCGAGACAAATTACTTCAAAACTGTATGGCTCCTGCACAGCTTGTGTTAAAAATAAACGCACAGGTAAtgcttataaaaaatatcgATGACCAATTGGTTAATGGATCTTTGGGGAAAGTAATTGGGTTTATCGACGAAGAAACGTACCagatagaaaagaaggatgcTGAAATGCAAGGAAGGAATCCTTTCGAATACGATACTTTGGATGTACTTCCGTACGATTTGCCTGACgtgaagcaaaaaaaacataaactATTGTCTATGAAGAAAGCTTCATCTATTTCCACAAAATGGCCTCTTGTACGCTTCAAACTTGCTAATGGCGGCGAGCGAACCATAGTGGTACAAAGAGAAACTTGGAACATAGAGTTACCAAACGGTGAAATCCAGGCCTCTAGGAGTCAAATTCCTTTGATTCTAGCGTATGCCATATCCATACACAAAGCACAGGGTCAAACCCTCGATCGAGTTAAGGTAGACTTAGGTCGCGTCTTTGAGAAAGGACAAGCTTATGTTGCTCTTTCAAGAGCTACTTCTCAAAAAGGGTTACAAATACTCAATTTCTCTCCTTCTAAAGTTATGGCTCATCCGAAAGTTATTCAGTTTTACAAACAGCTCGATTCCGTCAATGGTATCCCTATTCGCAATGAAAATAAAGTGAAAACTGGTCCTTTTAAATGA
- the cem1 gene encoding 3-oxoacyl-[acyl-carrier-protein]-synthase condensing enzyme Cem1 — translation MRRVVITGLGAITPLGCGVERTWTRLLQGLSGITSLKEKPGFESLPSQVAGLVPRGTNEGRWNPQAYIGQSKLRETAAFTQFALAASAEALADARWIDITDEEKEATGVCYATGMGNLEDAIQQNDIFVKSGIRKISPRIITKVLMNMPAGYISQKYGFRACNHTVSTACAAGCHAIGDAYNLIKLNQANVILAGGSESCINPFVLAGFSKARSLSTKFNDDPSKASRPFDSERDGFVIGEGAGALVLEELEHAKGRNAKIYAEVLGFGQSADNYNITAPNPNGSSAYTAMKKALKNANVSPRELDYINAHATSTKLGDASESRAIATLLKEDGMDPQSVSVSSSKGSIGHLLGAAGAIESIFTILAVHEKTIPATLNFQKTDIPEEDRCDYVPNETKLKTVHYALSNSFGFGGTNASLCIGSYR, via the exons atgaGAAGAGTCGTAATCACCGGATTAGGAGCCATAACTCCTCTTGGTTGTGGAGTGGAAAGGACGTGGACAAGATTGCTTCAAGGATTGTCTGGTATTacttctttgaaagaaaaaccagGATTTGAATCTCTGCCAAGTCAAGTAGCAGGCTTGGTACCCAGAGGCACTAATGAAGGCAGATGGAATCCCCAAGCTTATATCGGTCAGAGTAAACTACGCGAAACTGCAGCATTTACTCAATTTGCTTTAGCGGCTTCTGCTGAAGCTCTCGCTGATGCTAGATGGATTGATATTACtgacgaagaaaaagaagctacT GGTGTATGTTACGCGACTGGAATGGGTAATTTAGAGGATGCCATTCAGCAAAACGACATTTTTGTCAAAAGCGGGATACGAAAAATCTCTCCCAGGATTATAACCAAAGTTTTAATGAATATGCCCGCAGGATATATATCTCAGAAGTATGGTTTTCGGGCCTGTAACCATACTGTAAGCACCGCCTGCGCTGCTGGCTGCCACGCCATCGGTGATGCTTACAATCTGATTAAACTTAACCAAGCCAATGTAATATTAGCGGGTGGCTCTGAATCATGCATcaatccttttgttttagcTGGCTTTAGCAAAGCCAGGAGTTTATCTACGAAATTTAATGATGATCCATCAAAAGCCTCTCGCCCCTTTGACTCGGAAAGAGATGGCTTTGTCATTGGAGAAGGTGCCGGAGCTTTGGTACTTGAAGAACTCGAGCATGCCAAAGGTAGAAATGCGAAGATTTATGCTGAAGTCCTTGGCTTTGGTCAATCTGCCGATAACTATAATATCACGGCACCAAATCCGAATGGATCGTCTGCGTACACAGCGATGAAAAaggctttaaaaaatgcGAATGTGTCTCCTCGAGAATTGGATTACATTAATGCTCATGCTACCTCTACTAAGCTTGGTGATGCGTCTGAGAGTAGAGCCATTGCAactcttttgaaagaagatgGCATGGACCCTCAATCCGTTTCTGTTTCGAGCTCTAAAGGCTCCATTGGACACCTTTTAGGAGCTGCTGGAGCGATTGAATCAATCTTTACGATTTTGGCTGTTCATGAA AAAACTATTCCTGCCACTctaaattttcaaaaaaccgACATTCCAGAAGAAGATCGGTGCGATTACGTTCCTAACGAAACGAAGCTGAAAACTGTGCACTATGCATTATCAAACAGTTTTGGGTTTGGAGGAACAAATGCGTCTCTATGTATAGGCTCCTATCGTTAA
- a CDS encoding P-type ATPase: MSRNVEIRKNAPRDSEDSLSSDITFHRTDGPQENPFLGKDEFEDIFGAESQFVSSSGQDLRNPFLSDDRPGRMDQVNDPNNAYVRATGADVRKIEIPLRNFADPIQNEDYIHERRHGFFERLKSLKRVFKKKEKPIDPKELGPRIITLNDYTANHFLNNIVSTCKYNAVSFLPKFLREQFSKYSNLFFLFTAVIQQIPGITPMNRYTTIAPMLVVLSLSGVKEVMEDIKRKNQDEEMNTSVSHVMQGTGFVEKQWREVQVGDIVKVVSETFFPADLILLSSSEPEGLCYIETANLDGETNLKVKQALPETSNLLKPIELSQLEGTVKSEQPNNSLYTYDATLKLLPNDRELPLGPEQLLLRGAQLRNTHWVYGVVVFTGHETKLMKNTTETPIKRTAVEKQVNTQILYLLFIFVFLCFCSSLGSLIQRSVYGSAFSYLLITTSRGGEFFKQLLTFWILYSNLVPISLFVTFELVRYVQAQLISSDLDMYNEETDVPAACRTSSLVEELGQVGYIFSDKTGTLTRNQMDFRQCSIAGLAYADVVPEDRQYSEELDPDMIIYDFSTLKKNLDSSNGDLIHHFLLVLSICQTVIPEFDETSNSMKYQASSPDEGALVKGAVSIGYEFIARKPRYVTVRLFDKEETYELLNICEFNSTRKRMSIVFRCPDGKIRLYIKGADTVILDRLVGDCPYLTTTIHHLEDYATVGLRTLCIAMREISDYDYQRWATIYEAASTSLVDRAQKLMDAAEMIEKDLTLLGATAIEDRLQDGVPDTISTLQTAGIKIWVLTGDRQETAINIGMSCKLIDEDMGLVIVNEQTKEATAESIMSKLSSIYRNEHNSGNIESMALIIDGVSLTFALERSLERRFFELASLCRAVICCRVSPLQKALVVKMVKRNTDSILLAIGDGANDVPMIQAANIGVGISGMEGLQAVRSSDFSISQFCYLRKLLLVHGSWCYQRLSKLILFSFYKNVALYMTQFWFAFCNAFSGQVTYESWSISLYNVLFTVLPPIVIGIFDQYVSASQLYQYPQLYQLGQRGEFFNLKRFWAWIANGFYHSLLLFLCSIAVFDSDGPNSNGPTSGHWVWGTTLYAMILATVLGKAALISNHWTYYMVIATLGSFVFWLVFMPIYAVVAPAIGFSKEFKGIIPYLHGNLKFWASLFVFPTFALMRDFVWKYSSRMYYPEEYHYVQEIQKYNITDYRPRMIGFHKAIRKIRQMQRMRKQRGYAFSQGEEDQSRILDAYDTTHVRGAYGEMR, from the coding sequence ATGTCCAGAAATGTAGAAATTAGGAAAAATGCTCCAAGGGACTCTGAAGACTCACTATCCTCAGACATTACATTTCATCGAACAGACGGTCCACAGGAAAATCCGTTCTTaggaaaagatgaatttgaGGATATCTTTGGTGCTGAAAGTCagtttgtttcttcttctggaCAAGATTTAAGGAATCCATTTTTGAGCGATGACAGACCAGGTCGCATGGATCAAGTAAATGATCCTAACAACGCTTACGTTAGAGCAACAGGTGCTGATGTGCGAAAAATTGAGATTCCTTTGCGTAATTTCGCAGATCCCATTCAAAACGAAGACTATATACATGAACGACGACATGGCTTTTTCGAACGACTGAAATCTCTAAAGCGGGtattcaagaagaaagaaaagcctatagatccaaaagaattggGACCTAGAATCATTACTTTAAATGACTATACTGCCAACCATTTCTTAAACAATATCGTCTCCACTTGCAAGTACAATGCAGTCAGTTTCCTTCCAAAGTTTTTACGAGAGCAGTTTTCCAAATACTCgaatttgttctttttgttcactGCTGTTATCCAGCAAATCCCAGGAATCACACCCATGAACCGTTATACAACAATCGCTCCCATGcttgttgttttgtctttatCCGGAGTAAAAGAAGTTATGGAAGACATAAAACGAAAGAAccaagatgaagaaatgaacACCTCTGTTTCTCATGTTATGCAAGGTACTGGTTTTGTCGAAAAGCAATGGAGAGAAGTCCAAGTTGGTGATATTGTGAAGGTCGTCTCCGAAACCTTCTTTCCGGCTGATCTCATCTTGCTATCTTCTTCCGAACCAGAAGGCCTTTGTTACATTGAAACCGCTAATCTTGATGGTGAAACAAACCTCAAAGTAAAACAGGCACTGCCTGAAACATCTAATTTGTTGAAGCCAATTGAACTGAGTCAATTGGAAGGTACAGTCAAGTCTGAGCAACCAAACAATAGTCTGTATACATACGATGCAACTTTAAAACTTCTTCCCAATGATCGTGAGTTACCCTTGGGTCCAGAACAGTTATTGCTTCGTGGTGCTCAACTTCGTAATACGCACTGGGTTTACGGTGTAGTTGTTTTCACCGGACATGAAACAAAACTCATGAAAAACACAACAGAAACTCCCATTAAACGCACTGCTGTCGAAAAGCAAGTCAATACACAGATTCTCTACcttctatttatttttgtctttctttgcttttgttcttcGCTTGGTTCTCTTATTCAACGATCTGTTTACGGCTCCGCTTTTTCATACCTGCTTATCACTACTTCACGAGGAGGTGAGTTCTTCAAACAGCTTCTGacattttggattttgtaCTCCAACCTCGTCCCTATTTCTCTATTTGTCACTTTTGAATTGGTCCGTTATGTACAAGCTCAACTTATTAGCAGCGACCTTGATATGTACAACGAAGAAACAGATGTACCCGCTGCATGCCGTACATCTTCTTTGGTCGAAGAATTGGGTCAGGTTGGTTATATTTTCAGTGATAAAACAGGTACGTTGACACGTAACCAAATGGACTTCCGTCAATGCTCTATCGCTGGATTAGCTTATGCCGACGTTGTACCTGAAGACCGCCAGTACTCAGAAGAGTTGGATCCCGACATGATAATATACGACTTTTCgacattgaagaaaaaccttGATTCCAGCAATGGCGATTTGATTCATCACTTTCTGTTGGTACTCTCAATTTGTCAGACTGTTATTCCTGAGTTTGATGAAACATCCAATTCAATGAAGTACCAGGCTTCATCTCCTGATGAAGGCGCATTAGTGAAAGGAGCCGTGAGCATCGGTTACGAATTCATAGCTAGAAAGCCACGATATGTTACAGTTAGATTGTTTGATAAGGAAGAAACTTACGAACTACTCAACATTTGCGAATTTAATTCCACAAGAAAGAGAATGTCTATTGTTTTCCGTTGTCCCGATGGAAAAATCAGACTCTATATTAAAGGTGCTGATACTGTCATTCTTGACAGACTTGTTGGCGATTGTCCGTATCTTACAACCACAATTCATCATCTAGAGGATTACGCAACTGTTGGCTTGCGAACTTTATGTATAGCTATGAGAGAAATCTCTGATTATGATTATCAAAGATGGGCGACTATTTACGAAGCAGCATCAACAAGTTTGGTGGACAGAGCCCAGAAACTAATGGATGCTGCAGAGATGATTGAGAAAGATTTAACACTTCTTGGAGCTACAGCTATTGAGGACAGGTTACAGGATGGTGTGCCTGATACGATCTCAACACTTCAAACCGCTGGCATAAAGATTTGGGTCTTAACAGGAGACAGACAAGAAACCGCAATCAATATCGGAATGAGCTGTAAGCTTATTGATGAGGACATGGGCCTAGTAATTGTAAATGAGCAGACAAAGGAAGCTACAGCTGAAAGCATTATGTCAAAACTATCTTCTATATACAGAAATGAGCATAATAGTGGAAATATAGAGTCAATGGCTTTAATTATCGATGGTGTTTCCCTTACTTTTGCTTTGGAACGTTCACTTGAGCGACGCTTCTTCGAACTCGCCTCCTTATGCCGTGCCGTTATATGTTGTCGAGTTTCTCCATTGCAGAAAGCGCTAGTAGTAAAAATGGTAAAGCGAAACACggattctattttattaGCCATTGGTGATGGTGCTAACGATGTTCCTATGATTCAAGCTGCCAATATCGGTGTCGGAATAAGTGGAATGGAAGGTCTACAAGCTGTCAGAAGTTCAGATTTCTCTATTTCTCAGTTCTGTTATTTGAGAAAGTTATTGTTGGTCCATGGATCATGGTGCTACCAACGCCTTAGCAAGCTAATCCTGTTTTCGTTTTACAAGAACGTAGCTCTCTATATGACTCAATTTTGGTTTGCCTTTTGTAATGCTTTTTCTGGACAAGTTACATACGAGTCTTGgtcaatttctttatacAATGTCCTTTTTACAGTGCTCCCTCCAATTGTTATAGGAATTTTTGATCAATATGTAAGCGCAAGCCAGCTATATCAATATCCCCAACTCTATCAACTAGGACAGCGTGGCgagtttttcaatttaaaGCGATTTTGGGCATGGATTGCGAACGGGTTCTATCATTCattacttttattcttaTGTTCAATTGCTGTTTTCGACTCTGATGGCCCTAATTCTAATGGTCCCACTTCTGGTCATTGGGTTTGGGGTACTACTCTCTATGCAATGATTCTAGCTACCGTTTTAGGTAAAGCCGCTCTCATCAGTAATCATTGGACTTATTACATGGTTATCGCTACTTTAGGgtcttttgtcttttggTTGGTATTCATGCCGATCTATGCTGTGGTTGCCCCAGCCATTggtttttcaaaggaattCAAGGGAATCATACCTTACCTGCATggaaatttaaaattttgGGCTTCATTATTTGTATTTCCTACATTTGCCTTGATGCGTGATTTCGTTTGGAAATATTCATCGAGAATGTATTACCCCGAAGAATACCATTATGTCCAAGAGATACAAAAGTATAATATAACAGATTATAGGCCGCGAATGATTGGATTTCACAAGGCTATCCGCAAGATTCGGCAGATGCAAAGAATGCGCAAACAAAGAGGATATGCTTTTTCACAGGGAGAGGAAGATCAATCCCGTATTCTCGATGCCTACGATACGACCCATGTCCGTGGTGCTTACGGAGAAATGCGCTAG